In one window of Juglans regia cultivar Chandler chromosome 3, Walnut 2.0, whole genome shotgun sequence DNA:
- the LOC108988415 gene encoding glycosyltransferase-like At2g41451 translates to MAGLHSALRPTTSSSSSSSLSSSSSQSFSSRLLLLLTLLSLTLASFAFILQWRGGLNDPITRWSPDHNEFPGMGVSGSGTSHSSRSSGSDCVDLLGQSRSPVFPYFKDWKFGYGLDLKPKICITTSTSAGLEQTLPWIFYHKVIGVSTFFLFVEGKAASANVSKVLETIPGVKVIFRTRELEEQQAKSRIWNETWLASFFYKPCNYELFVKQSLNMEMAIVMARDAGMDWIIHLDTDELIHPAGTQEYSLRQLLSDVPGNVDMVIFPNYESSVERDDIKEPFSEVSMFKKNYDHLPKDVYFGNYKEATRGNPNYFLTYGNGKAAARIQDHLRPNGAHRWHNYMKTPSEIKLDEAAVLHYTYPKFSDLTSRRDRCGCKPTKEDVKRCFMLEFDRAAFIIASTATEEEMLRWYRERIVWTDKELNLKLLRKGILARVYAPMVIIQGLRESGTFHSVIISAMQTSVSRDNFLKSIESSNSSRAITSEVITSRKMGNSGESQATARKFLEIEEAASHPSAIPPLSPPGLHDFHIDT, encoded by the exons ATGGCGGGTCTCCACTCTGCCCTTAGACCCACCAcctcctcttcatcttcttcttcattatcGTCGTCTTCCTCGCAGTCCTTCAGTTCTCGGCTCCTCTTGCTCCTTACACTCCTCTCGTTGACTCTTGCTTCCTTTGCTTTTATTCTTCAATGGCGGGGCGGACTCAACGACCCGATTACCCGCTGGTCCCCAGACCATAACGAGTTCCCGGGCATGGGTGTTTCCGGCTCCGGAACCTCCCATTCTTCTCGCTCTTCGGGCTCCGATTGCGTGGATCTTCTGGGTCAGAGCCGCTCACCGGTCTTCCCGTATTTCAAGGACTGGAAGTTCGGGTACGGGTTGGATCTGAAGCCTAAG ATATGTATTACAACAAGCACTTCTGCTGGTCTAGAGCAGACTTTACCTTGGATCTTTTATCATAAGGTGATTGGAGTTtcaacatttttcctttttgtggAAGGGAAGGCTGCCTCCGCAAATGTATCTAAAGTCTTGGAAACAATTCCA gGAGTTAAAGTTATATTCAGAACAAGAGAATTAGAGGAGCAGCAAGCTAAAAG CCGGATCTGGAATGAGACTTGGTTGGCAAGCTTCTTCTACAAACCATGTAATTATGAGTTGTTTGTGAAGCAATCTCTAAATATGGAAATGGCGATTGTCATGGCAAGG gaTGCCGGGATGGATTGGATCATCCATCTTGACACTGATGAACTAATACATCCAGCAGGCACTCAGGAGTATTCTTTGAGACAATTGCTGTCTGATGTTCCTGGAAATGTTGATATGGTTATTTTTCCAAACTAT GAGAGCAGTGTTGAGCGAGATGATATCAAGGAACCTTTCAGTGAG GTCTCGATGTTCAAGAAGAACTATGACCATCTTCCAAAAGATGTGTATTTTGGCAACTACAAAGAAGCAACACGTGGCAATCCAAACTACTTTTTGACCTATGGAAATGGAAAAGCAGCTGCTCGAATTCAAGATCATCTTCGTCCTAATGGAGCACACAGATGGCACAACTATATGAAGACCCCAAG TGAGATCAAATTAGACGAGGCTGCTGTTCTGCATTACACATACCCTAAATTTTCTGATTTAACTTCAAGACGTGATCGGTGTGGCTGCAAGCCTACAAAGGAAGATGTTAAAAGATGCTTCATGCTGGAGTTTGATAGAGCT GCATTCATAATTGCTTCAACTGCAACAGAGGAGGAAATGCTTCGCTG GTACCGTGAACGCATCGTGTGGACTGACAAAGAACTAAACTTGAAACTTTTGAGGAAGGGCATATTGGCTCGTGTTTATGCTCCTATG GTCATTATTCAAGGTCTGAGGGAATCTGGCACTTTTCACTCTGTTATCATTTCAGCAATGCAGACAAGTGTGTCTAGAGACAATTTCTTAAAATCCATTGAGAGTAGTAACTCTTCTAGGGCAATCACATCCGAAGTGATTACTTCAAGAA
- the LOC108988400 gene encoding folylpolyglutamate synthase-like isoform X1, translating to MLIYVNNYLKCGVFEASPLHKRDFQFSIKRKWSLTCLPASLPGRHLTRNSVRSAKMSSQIMEKMECNVVVKEYLQDHPLSYSYEAAMEALSSLITRKNRGDKSSIGGKYGKMQRMSEYLKILGLEEHLDGLKIIHVAGTKGKGSTCTFCEAILRECGFQTGLFTSPHLIDVRERFRINGLDISEDKFLLYFWDCWNQLKEKVTEHLPMPPLFQFLTVLAFKIFICEKVDVAIIEVGLGGKRDSTNVIERPVVCGISSLGMDHTETLGNTLGEIASHKAGIFKPQIPAFTVPQLSEAMDAILQRAHELKVPLKVAAPLENKNLDGLKLSLSGDHQFINAGLAVSLCKCWLQRTGNWEKLFQNEADLPVSFLRGLSTAQISGRAQIVYDTYSESNNTLKLSSSSCGDLIFYLDGAHSPESMEVCAKWFSSAVKGNNKSSSSFKVEDLEEVWGNGHIQQEIGSMKESEKQLQQILLFNCMDVRDPQILLPRLVSTCASSGTYFAKALFVPSMSTYNKVTSGASVIPSDVCGRDLSWQFYLQRLWEKIIHGKEVGTFHDKGARMDNATILTPHEFLYEDASHCSPEDNYFACSAVMPSLPLTIKWLRDFVKENPSMKVQVLVTGSLHLVGDVLKLLKR from the exons ATGCTCATTTATGTGAACAATTACCTGAAGTGTGGGGTATTTGAAGCTTCACCCCTTCATAAGAGAGATTTTCAATTCtccattaaaagaaaatggagcTTAACTTGTTTGCCGGCTTCTTTGCCTGGACGTCATCTCACTAGAAACA GTGTTAGATCTGCAAAGATGTCATCTCAAATCATGGAAAAAATGGAATGCAATGTGGTTGTGAAGGAGTACTTGCAAGATCATCCTCTCTCGTATTCATATGAGGCTGCCATGGAAGCACTTTCCTCCCTCATTACTCGTAAAAATCGAGGAGACAAATCATCTATAGGTGGTAAATATGGAAAAATGCAAAGAATGTCTGAGTATCTTAAG ATTCTTGGCTTGGAGGAGCATCTAGATGGGCTCAAAATAATTCATGTGGCTGGAACTAAGGGGAAG GGTTCTACATGCACATTTTGTGAGGCTATTCTACGGGAGTGCGGTTTTCAAACTGGACTCTTCACCTCTCCTCACTTAATTGACGTGAGAGAACGATTTCGTATCAATGG GTTGGACATATCCGAAGATAAGTTTCTTCTGTATTTTTGGGATTGTTGGAACCAATTGAAG GAAAAGGTTACAGAGCACCTGCCAATGCCTCCGTTATTCCAGTTCCTCACTGTTTTGGCTTTCAAGATATTTATATGTGAAAAG GTCGATGTTGCTATTATTGAAGTTGGTCTTGGGGGTAAGAGGGACTCAACAAATgtg ATTGAAAGGCCTGTTGTCTGTGGCATTTCTTCTCTGGGGATGGATCATACAGAGACCTTGG GAAATACTCTTGGAGAGATAGCTTCACACAAGGCTGGAATCTTCAAG CCTCAAATTCCTGCATTCACTGTGCCCCAACTTTCTGAAGCAATGGATGCTATTTTGCAGAGGGCTCACGAGCTGAAG GTTCCATTGAAAGTAGCGGCACctcttgaaaacaaaaatttggaTGGGTTGAAGCTAAGCTTGTCTGGTGATCATCAGTTCATTAATGCTGGTCTTGCTGTTTCCCTTTGCAAATGTTGGCTTCAAAGAACAGGGAATTGGGAAAAGCTATTCCAAAAT GAAGCAGATCTGCCGGTGTCTTTTCTTAGAGGTCTTTCAACTGCACAAATTTCCGGGAGGGCTCAGATTGTTTATGATACTTACTCTGAATCCAATAATACATTAAAATTGTCTTCAAGTTCTTGTGGAGATCTGATCTTCTACTTGGATGGGGCTCACAGTCCCGAAAGCATGGAAGTTTGTGCCAAGTGGTTCTCTAGTGCTGTGAAAGGAAACAAtaaatcatcttcttcatttaaGGTTGAAGATTTGGAGGAGGTTTGGGGGAATGGTCATATTCAGCAAGAAATTGGGAGCATGAAGGAGTCCGAAAAACAATTACAGCAG ATTCTGTTGTTCAATTGCATGGATGTGAGAGACCCTCAGATTCTGCTTCCACGGCTTGTGAGCACATGTGCTTCCTCAG GAACTTACTTTGCAAAAGCGCTTTTTGTCCCAAGTATGTCAACATATAACAAGGTCACTTCTGGTGCCTCAGTCATTCCTTCAGATGTCTGTGGCAGGGATTTGTCTTGGCAATTCTACCTCCAGAGACTTTGGGAGAAGATTATTCATGGGAAAG AAGTAGGTACTTTTCATGACAAGGGTGCAAGGATGGACAATGCAACAATTTTAACACCTCATGAATTTCTTTATGAGGATGCTTCTCATTGTAGTCCCGAGGATAATTATTTTGCTTGCAGTGCAGTAATGCCTTCATTGCCATTGACAATAAAATGGCTGCGGGATTTTGTCAAAGAAAACCCGTCCATGAAAGTTCAG GTTCTTGTCACTGGATCACTGCACCTGGTTGGGGATGTACTAAAGCTATTGAAGAGGTGA
- the LOC108988400 gene encoding folylpolyglutamate synthase-like isoform X2 — MLIYVNNYLKCGVFEASPLHKRDFQFSIKRKWSLTCLPASLPGRHLTRNSVRSAKMSSQIMEKMECNVVVKEYLQDHPLSYSYEAAMEALSSLITRKNRGDKSSIGGKYGKMQRMSEYLKILGLEEHLDGLKIIHVAGTKGKGSTCTFCEAILRECGFQTGLFTSPHLIDVRERFRINGLDISEDKFLLYFWDCWNQLKEKVTEHLPMPPLFQFLTVLAFKIFICEKIERPVVCGISSLGMDHTETLGNTLGEIASHKAGIFKPQIPAFTVPQLSEAMDAILQRAHELKVPLKVAAPLENKNLDGLKLSLSGDHQFINAGLAVSLCKCWLQRTGNWEKLFQNEADLPVSFLRGLSTAQISGRAQIVYDTYSESNNTLKLSSSSCGDLIFYLDGAHSPESMEVCAKWFSSAVKGNNKSSSSFKVEDLEEVWGNGHIQQEIGSMKESEKQLQQILLFNCMDVRDPQILLPRLVSTCASSGTYFAKALFVPSMSTYNKVTSGASVIPSDVCGRDLSWQFYLQRLWEKIIHGKEVGTFHDKGARMDNATILTPHEFLYEDASHCSPEDNYFACSAVMPSLPLTIKWLRDFVKENPSMKVQVLVTGSLHLVGDVLKLLKR, encoded by the exons ATGCTCATTTATGTGAACAATTACCTGAAGTGTGGGGTATTTGAAGCTTCACCCCTTCATAAGAGAGATTTTCAATTCtccattaaaagaaaatggagcTTAACTTGTTTGCCGGCTTCTTTGCCTGGACGTCATCTCACTAGAAACA GTGTTAGATCTGCAAAGATGTCATCTCAAATCATGGAAAAAATGGAATGCAATGTGGTTGTGAAGGAGTACTTGCAAGATCATCCTCTCTCGTATTCATATGAGGCTGCCATGGAAGCACTTTCCTCCCTCATTACTCGTAAAAATCGAGGAGACAAATCATCTATAGGTGGTAAATATGGAAAAATGCAAAGAATGTCTGAGTATCTTAAG ATTCTTGGCTTGGAGGAGCATCTAGATGGGCTCAAAATAATTCATGTGGCTGGAACTAAGGGGAAG GGTTCTACATGCACATTTTGTGAGGCTATTCTACGGGAGTGCGGTTTTCAAACTGGACTCTTCACCTCTCCTCACTTAATTGACGTGAGAGAACGATTTCGTATCAATGG GTTGGACATATCCGAAGATAAGTTTCTTCTGTATTTTTGGGATTGTTGGAACCAATTGAAG GAAAAGGTTACAGAGCACCTGCCAATGCCTCCGTTATTCCAGTTCCTCACTGTTTTGGCTTTCAAGATATTTATATGTGAAAAG ATTGAAAGGCCTGTTGTCTGTGGCATTTCTTCTCTGGGGATGGATCATACAGAGACCTTGG GAAATACTCTTGGAGAGATAGCTTCACACAAGGCTGGAATCTTCAAG CCTCAAATTCCTGCATTCACTGTGCCCCAACTTTCTGAAGCAATGGATGCTATTTTGCAGAGGGCTCACGAGCTGAAG GTTCCATTGAAAGTAGCGGCACctcttgaaaacaaaaatttggaTGGGTTGAAGCTAAGCTTGTCTGGTGATCATCAGTTCATTAATGCTGGTCTTGCTGTTTCCCTTTGCAAATGTTGGCTTCAAAGAACAGGGAATTGGGAAAAGCTATTCCAAAAT GAAGCAGATCTGCCGGTGTCTTTTCTTAGAGGTCTTTCAACTGCACAAATTTCCGGGAGGGCTCAGATTGTTTATGATACTTACTCTGAATCCAATAATACATTAAAATTGTCTTCAAGTTCTTGTGGAGATCTGATCTTCTACTTGGATGGGGCTCACAGTCCCGAAAGCATGGAAGTTTGTGCCAAGTGGTTCTCTAGTGCTGTGAAAGGAAACAAtaaatcatcttcttcatttaaGGTTGAAGATTTGGAGGAGGTTTGGGGGAATGGTCATATTCAGCAAGAAATTGGGAGCATGAAGGAGTCCGAAAAACAATTACAGCAG ATTCTGTTGTTCAATTGCATGGATGTGAGAGACCCTCAGATTCTGCTTCCACGGCTTGTGAGCACATGTGCTTCCTCAG GAACTTACTTTGCAAAAGCGCTTTTTGTCCCAAGTATGTCAACATATAACAAGGTCACTTCTGGTGCCTCAGTCATTCCTTCAGATGTCTGTGGCAGGGATTTGTCTTGGCAATTCTACCTCCAGAGACTTTGGGAGAAGATTATTCATGGGAAAG AAGTAGGTACTTTTCATGACAAGGGTGCAAGGATGGACAATGCAACAATTTTAACACCTCATGAATTTCTTTATGAGGATGCTTCTCATTGTAGTCCCGAGGATAATTATTTTGCTTGCAGTGCAGTAATGCCTTCATTGCCATTGACAATAAAATGGCTGCGGGATTTTGTCAAAGAAAACCCGTCCATGAAAGTTCAG GTTCTTGTCACTGGATCACTGCACCTGGTTGGGGATGTACTAAAGCTATTGAAGAGGTGA